CCCCGGCGTGCTTGGCGAGGAGAATGCGTTGTTCCTGGTTGGGATCGAGCTCGTAGCGGTAGGCTCTATGGATCTTCACGTCGAAGCGCCTCCAATCTGCCTTTCCAGATCGGCCTTCTGGTCGGAAGACGAAACCCGGGCGTAGAGGGCGACAATACCTCCCTTTGCAGGTTCGGGTTCGTGAACAAGGATTGTACCCGTAGGGGTGATTTCAAACGGCACGGGCATTTTGCCTTCTTTGACCCAACGCCACGCCGTTTTGTAGGTGATGCCGCGTCTTTTGTCCCACTTGCTGAGTTTCATGGGGATACTTTACCAAAGAAAGGGATGAAGATCAATCGTATTTTTAGCTGTTGGCAACCCTGTCCAGGGGGGTGTGGGAAAAAAATTGGTCGTTCTTTGCCTTTGAACTCAGAACCTCAAAAACGGCCCTTGGAAGGTGAACCACCGTTGGGCTTCCTCCAGGGGAAGGTGGAATAGACGGACCGAACCTCCTAACCAAAGGAGTTCGATGTTGGCAAGGCCGGGCAGCCTTTGCCAGGGAGTTTGGTACAGGCGCATCTCTTGCAATCGGTGACGAGGCACGAAGATCTTTCGATGCGTGAAAAGGCAAACACTCAACACGTAGCCCTGAGGGCTGCGTAGGTATCCTCCGTGACGGTAGGCCCATTCTCCCCAGACAATGCCTAGGAGGATGAGGAACAACAGAGTGCCTCCAAGGAAGGCCGACCGCCACGGAAGGGCGATGAGGTAGGAGACAGCGTCAAAGGGATCGACGGCCAGGGGGAGGTGGTAGAAGAACGCTCCTGCTATGATCTCTGGGATGACGAAAACTAAGAGGAAAGCGTGGCGGAGAAAGCGGGTCCAGTAAGGACGGCGAGCGCTGGCGGGAAGCGGGTGTACGTCCATGAGGATGTCGGGGACTTGGGGCAAAAGTTCGTTCATTAGGGCGGGAAGGCGATCCACGAGCAAAAAAGGGATGGTTCCATGGTGGGTTTCGTCTTTGCCCGCTACGTAAAGGCGTAAGGAGGCCATCCCCGCCAGCTTTTCCAAGGGAGATTGGCGCAGTTCTATAGCCTGAATCCGCTCAAGGGAAAATACTTTGGTTCGCAGAGAAATCCACCCTTCTTCTAAGATGAGAGCCTCGGGGGTGCGGTAAAAACGAAACCGTAAGAGGTAGATCCATTTTCCCGCTACGGCAACCACCCAACTGACAAAGAAGAGGACCACCAGCTGGGCGAGCTGTTGCTCGAGGGGGCTGGAAAAGGCCGGGGCGATCCGGCGAAGGAGGGACTCGAGAAGAGCTCCGTCTTTGAAAGAGGCCAGTCTCCCGTAGAGCACAGCCACGATGAGAAAGCTTTGGATGATCGGGGGCGAAAGTAAGGCCCCTCGGAAGGCTTGCTCTGTGCTGTAGCGAAAAATCTCAACCGAAGGTGGGTTCTGGGCTGAATCGCCTTCTTCCTTTGGGGAAGGAGCAGGTGGGCCCAGGGGGGTGGCGAGGATCTCCTGCATCCACCACTGGGCTTCCTTTTTGGGGAGAGCCCGGATGAGGATCTCTCCTTCCTTTAGCCCGGCGCTTTCTGCGAGGAAGATCCGGAGACGCACCACTCCAAACAGCCTTTCGAGAAAATCGGCTTCCGTAGCCGCCGACTGAATGCGACGGAGGGGAATCTTTTGTTGAACTCGTCGAAGGATGCCGTACTGCACGTGAAGGGTCGCCCCGTCCAACCAGAAGGTGTGGGTTCGCCAGTGGGCAAAGCCGAGAAGAACCAGGCCGGCTAGAGGGATCCCGAAGAGGAGGAAGAGGCCCAAAAGGGTTTTGGCTAAGCTGACGGAAAAGTATTTTTTCAAAAGGACAGTGGCCAGGATAAGCAAAGGAAGGCCTGCTTCCCAGTGTTCCTTCGCGGTGCGGAGGGCCGCGATGACGATGTAGGAAGGATGGGCGCGGGTGGGCGGCCCGGTAGGGGAGGATGCCTCATGAGGCATCGCTGATCCCTGCCTTTTGCGCAATCCAGTCCCGCAGGCGTTCCGCTTCGGCGGTGGGAAGGGCGGGGATGGATGTGTGGCCGGCGGCGGTAACCACGATGACTTCCGAAAGGCCGTAGAGGCGGGCCACAGGCCCTTGGTGGAGATCCACGTGTTGGATACGGGCATAGGGGATGAGCCGTCGCTGCATGGTCCAGATCCCGGATTCCACTTCTAATTCTCCCTCCCGGAGGTCGAAGCGGAAGCGGGCCTGGCGCAGGGGCGGGGCGACGAAAAAGGAGAAGATGAACCAGAGCCCGAAGAGGACGCCTTCTCCGACCAAAAGGCCTTTGGCCCAGAAGGGGAGGAGGTTCCATCCTCCATCCCAGGGGAAAAGTGCTTGGACATCATCATCGGTTGTAAGCACCCAGATCAGGACGTCCAGGCCAAGGATCACCGTGGCTACGATGGCCGCTTCCAAGACTGTGGAAACCCGCCACATTTGTAACGCCCGTGGGTCGATGCCCCGCGGTAGGGTGGGGGTGAAGGGACGAAATAAGGTCATCCATGTCTCTTTCATGGCAAAGTTTGGGGTACCCATCCTCCTTGAGGGATGTTGAGCACACCGTCAGACCGGGTTCGGTTCTCGCTTTATAATAGAACCGAATCCGGTGACTCCGTTTCTCCTTTCAAATCAAAGTTTACCCCCTGTAGTTCAAGGCGTCCAGGATCTTTTTCGTAGACCTTTTCAGAAGCTCCGTGTGCGACGCCAGGGTCTGGACAATCCCCTTTACTCCTTTGCGATGGGGAAGGTATCTCTTCGGAGGCTTCGGCCATCGCTCTCACTCCGGGTCCGTGTAGAGGAAGGACATACCTTTAGAAAATGGCGTTCACGATATGATATAAAGAACAGGTATGCATATAGTTGACCTCGAGATCACCACTATACTGATGCTTTGGGAATGGTTCCTCGGCCAGCCCGGAGCTTGAAGGCTTTCGAACGACCGCGGGAGGTTGGAACGATCCATTTCGCACGGTACCCTTGACAACCCTCTTGTCGAGGTGGTATGCTACATGGTGCGCGTGGCGCGCAGGACGAAAGACGTGGGGGCGTAGCTCAGAGGGAGAGCGCTAGAATCGCACTCTAGAGGTCGTGGGTTCGAATCCCATCGCCTCCACCAAGACCGAAGGAAATCCCGGGCGGAAGCCCGGGTTTTTGTGTTTTCGTCCTCCGTGTGCCTGGGACGCTGGTGCGCGGTTCGCGCGTTCTCGAAATAGAGAAAGTCGTATTGGCTTCCCTCAAACGTCCCGAGGGTAGGAGGTGCGGGCGAGCACGCTGGATACGGTAGGCTGGTGCAGGTAGGTTGTGCGTTCGGAACGTGCGTACGGGCGAATGGTCGGAAGGGGCGCGCACGCGTATGGCTCGGCGGGAGGCGCGGGGAGACTGGATAGGGGATGCGTACGGTTTCGGGCGTTCCGCGGAGGAGGCGGGTGCGGCCGGTCTGCCGGGACGCGACGAACGTCCCTCCGAGGGGGTCGGGCGGGTGGAGAAAGAAGTGCGGTCCAAGGGGGAGATGCAGCCTTTCGTAGCCGGGGAGGACGGCGACGAGGGAGGGGGAAACGACCTAGGTCGGAGCGTGATCGAAGCGCTTCGCCAATTCGGATCCCCTTCCGTTCCCGAACCGCGCGGGCGGATCTTTACCGTGACGATCATCGGGCAAATCGAAGGGCACGTCCAGCTGCCGCCGCAGAACAAGACGACGAAGTACGAGCACCTCCTTCCCCAATTCGTCGCCGCCGAACAGAACCCGCAAATCGAAGGCATCCTCATCCTCCTCAACACGGTAGGGGGCGATGTGGAGGCAGGTCTCGCCATCGCCGAAATGGTCGCCTCCTGCGGAAAGCCTAGCGTTGCCCTCGTGCTCGGCGGCGGGCACAGCATCGGCGTTCCGATTGCCGTCGCCGCGAACTACAGCTTCATCGCGGAGACGGCGACGATGACCATCCACCCCATTCGGCTCAATGGCCTCATCATCGGCGTTCCCCAGACTTTCGAGTACATCGAAAAGATGCACGAGCGCATCGTGCGTTTCGTCACTCGCCACTCGCGGATCTCCCCAGAGAAGTTCAAGGAACTCATGTTTAAAACGGGGGAACTCACCACCGACGTGGGGACGAACCTCTCCGGACCGGAGGCGGTAGAGGTCGGGCTCATCGATGCCGTCGGGGGGCTCAAGGACGCCCTCGCCAAGCTCGACGAACTCATCCGCCAGCGCAAAGGGGGCCAAGAGAGGCAGAGCGAAGGCGGGGAAGGCGGAGCAAAAGGGGTTAC
This sequence is a window from Brockia lithotrophica. Protein-coding genes within it:
- a CDS encoding helix-turn-helix domain-containing protein, with the translated sequence MKIHRAYRYELDPNQEQRILLAKHAG
- a CDS encoding PH domain-containing protein — its product is MPHEASSPTGPPTRAHPSYIVIAALRTAKEHWEAGLPLLILATVLLKKYFSVSLAKTLLGLFLLFGIPLAGLVLLGFAHWRTHTFWLDGATLHVQYGILRRVQQKIPLRRIQSAATEADFLERLFGVVRLRIFLAESAGLKEGEILIRALPKKEAQWWMQEILATPLGPPAPSPKEEGDSAQNPPSVEIFRYSTEQAFRGALLSPPIIQSFLIVAVLYGRLASFKDGALLESLLRRIAPAFSSPLEQQLAQLVVLFFVSWVVAVAGKWIYLLRFRFYRTPEALILEEGWISLRTKVFSLERIQAIELRQSPLEKLAGMASLRLYVAGKDETHHGTIPFLLVDRLPALMNELLPQVPDILMDVHPLPASARRPYWTRFLRHAFLLVFVIPEIIAGAFFYHLPLAVDPFDAVSYLIALPWRSAFLGGTLLFLILLGIVWGEWAYRHGGYLRSPQGYVLSVCLFTHRKIFVPRHRLQEMRLYQTPWQRLPGLANIELLWLGGSVRLFHLPLEEAQRWFTFQGPFLRF
- a CDS encoding PH domain-containing protein, whose translation is MGTPNFAMKETWMTLFRPFTPTLPRGIDPRALQMWRVSTVLEAAIVATVILGLDVLIWVLTTDDDVQALFPWDGGWNLLPFWAKGLLVGEGVLFGLWFIFSFFVAPPLRQARFRFDLREGELEVESGIWTMQRRLIPYARIQHVDLHQGPVARLYGLSEVIVVTAAGHTSIPALPTAEAERLRDWIAQKAGISDAS
- a CDS encoding ClpP family protease, whose amino-acid sequence is MQPFVAGEDGDEGGGNDLGRSVIEALRQFGSPSVPEPRGRIFTVTIIGQIEGHVQLPPQNKTTKYEHLLPQFVAAEQNPQIEGILILLNTVGGDVEAGLAIAEMVASCGKPSVALVLGGGHSIGVPIAVAANYSFIAETATMTIHPIRLNGLIIGVPQTFEYIEKMHERIVRFVTRHSRISPEKFKELMFKTGELTTDVGTNLSGPEAVEVGLIDAVGGLKDALAKLDELIRQRKGGQERQSEGGEGGAKGVTNS